A stretch of the Cyanobacteriota bacterium genome encodes the following:
- a CDS encoding extracellular solute-binding protein has product MKVWQRFGIFALLGLLLSWLISCSSPSTTSETSTGGKAEVEFWTMQLQPQFTDYFNTLIANFERENPTVKIRWVDVPWAAMESKILTAVSAKTAPDVVNLNPDFASQLAARDAWLLLDDKIPEAVRRQYLPNIWKANTLDGKSFGIPWYLTTRVSIYNQDLFRQAGVTKPPATYTELAEVARQIHDKTGKYAFFVTFVPEDSNEVLQSFIQMGVPLVDAQGKAGFNTPDGKAVFQY; this is encoded by the coding sequence ATGAAGGTTTGGCAGCGGTTTGGCATCTTTGCCCTCTTGGGGTTGCTCCTCAGTTGGTTAATCAGTTGTAGCAGTCCATCCACTACTAGCGAAACGTCTACCGGAGGCAAAGCCGAAGTCGAATTTTGGACAATGCAGCTTCAGCCACAATTCACAGACTACTTCAACACACTCATCGCCAACTTTGAACGAGAAAACCCCACAGTTAAAATTCGCTGGGTGGATGTACCATGGGCGGCCATGGAGAGCAAAATTCTAACGGCTGTATCTGCCAAAACAGCGCCCGATGTTGTTAACCTGAATCCAGACTTTGCCTCGCAACTGGCGGCTCGTGATGCCTGGTTACTGCTCGATGACAAAATCCCTGAAGCAGTTCGTCGTCAATATCTGCCCAACATTTGGAAAGCTAACACGTTAGATGGCAAAAGTTTTGGTATTCCCTGGTATCTCACCACCCGTGTTTCTATCTATAACCAGGATTTGTTTCGGCAGGCTGGCGTTACCAAGCCACCAGCCACCTACACAGAGTTAGCGGAGGTTGCCCGACAAATTCATGACAAAACTGGCAAGTATGCGTTTTTTGTCACCTTTGTGCCGGAGGACTCCAATGAAGTACTTCAGTCCTTCATTCAAATGGGTGTACCCTTAGTGGATGCCCAAGGCAAAGCAGGATTTAATACACCTGACGGCAAGGCTGTATTTCAATACT